The Alicyclobacillus vulcanalis DNA window GCGAAATCGCACTGCTGGCCATTTCGGCCGGAGCAGCCAAGTCATCTCTTCCCGCCGTGGGGATTCTGGCTTTGCCGCTCCTGTTCGCAAGCGGTATGAGCTTGTTTGATACCGCCGACGGGGCATGGATGTGTCGGGCCTATGGAGTGGCCATGGCTTCTCCGGCAGCTCGTCTATCGTACAACGCTTTTACCACCGGGCTGTCCGTCTTTGTGGCGTTGAGCATTGGCATGCTAGAGGCTGCTCAGGTCTTGACTCAGTCCATGGGATGGACGCATGGATTCTGGGGATGGCTTCAGAACCTTGACCTTGGACCGATTGGCATGGCAATCGTGGGGATCTTCGTGCTTATATTCACGTTGGCCTACGTCATGTGGGCCCGATTTCCATCCCGTCAAGAGATTTAAGCCGACAGGCTGAGGGGATAGCTCCAGTGCGTGGCGGCCGAAAGTCCATCATGGCACTTGACGAGTAGATGCGAGTGCATCGCACAGGGCCGTGGGGCGGCACACACAGGTGCCGCCTCACCACGGCATGCCAACCGCCGGATCGCGATGGTCGGTTGAATGGCGATTTCGGATCATGATAAAGCATGCATAAAGCTGTGTTACATGTGTGGACGTGAACGCGCATCCGTCGGGGCTGTGGCTGCTTCAAGACGGAGCCTACGAGGCACGAACAAAACGGTCGTACCCGACAGGTCAACGCGACGAAATCATCCGCAAACTGTATTCAAACACTTCAGAAAGCCTTTACATCTCGGCCGATTCGATCGAAAATAAGCGTAGGGGCGCATGCGTCGCTTGCGAAGCGATGGGATGCGTCGTATAATCAATCTAACCAAGCAAGCGCTTGCTTTTTGGTTCTGCAGGAGGGGAGACGAGATGCCGAGGCCGAGCCAGAAAGACCAAATCCTTGCCGCGGCGAGAAAGCTGTTCAGTGAAAAGGGCTATCACGGAACGACCATTCGCGAGATTGCGGTCGAAGCCGGTGTCCTATCAGGCAGCTTGTACGCTCACATTGAAACCAAAGAAGACTTACTATTCGAAATCGCGGACGAAGGCGCGGAGGCGTTTCTTCTTGCCGCGCGAGCGGTCGAGGCAAAATGGCGCAACCCCGTCGATCGCCTGCGAGAGGGGCTCCGCGCGCACATTCGCGTCGTGGCCGACAAGCAGGAGTCGGCCAAGGTGTTCTTTCACGAATGGCGAGCGTTGTCTGAGGAACGGAGAAAGGTGATCCAGGCCAAGCGGGATCGTTACGAGGGGCACTGGAGGAAGTGGATTGAGGACGGCATGGCCGAGGGGACGGTCCGCTCCGCAGATCCGAAGTTTGTCCGCTTGTGCCTGCTGTCGGTCGCAAACTGGGTCTATCAATGGTATCAGCCGGGTGGGGATTTGACGCCCGAGCAAATTTCGGATCATTTTTGGGCCTTGCTCTTTGCGGGCATTGGCGATGAAAAGGCCGCGGCGTGCGGCGTGTTGGGTGAAGTGTGAATCGGGCAGGCCCGGCAGGTGCGCGAGGGGGACGGTGCCCGAGGTCATGAGGTTCGGGAGGGACGTGGCATGTCAGACAAGCGATGGGAACACTTTATGGCGCGAATCGAACGGGGAGAGAAGATCGAGGCCAACGATTGGATGCCCGACGATTACCGGCTCTTGCTCCTGCGGCTGATTCACATGCACGCGGTGAGTGAAATCATGGGCGCGTATCCCGAGAAGGAGTGGGTGCCGAAGGCGCCGACGTTGCGGCGCAAAATGTCGCTCATGGCTAAAGTCCAGGACGAGATCGGCCATGGACAGCTGCTGTTGCGCGTCGCCGAGGATCTGGCGGCACCGCTCGGCAAGCATCGCGCCGAGCTGATGGATGACGTGATCACGGGCCGCGTCAAATTTCACAACGTGTTTCACATGGAGGCGCCGACGTGGGCGGACGCGGGCATCATCGGCTGGCTCGTGGACGGCGCGGCCATCATCACGCAAACGGCCCTGCTCGACTGCTCGTATGCGCCGTATGCCCGCGTCTTGAAGCGGATTTGCGCGGAAGAGAGCTTCCACATGCAACACGGGGAGTCCATCATTCTGTCGCTGGCGGAAGGCGAACCTTGGCAACGCGAGATGCTCCAGGAGGCGCTCAATCGGTGGTGGGAGGCGATTCTCTTCTTCTTCGGCCCGCCGATCATCACGGATGCCGCCCGGCGCATGATGGAATACCGCATTCGTTCGCGCACAAACGAGGAGCTTCGCCAGAAGTTCCTGACGCGGTATGTGCCGCGCATTCGGGCCGTGGGCCTGGAAATTCCCGATCCGGCCCTTCATTTCGACGAGGGCGCGGGGGCATGGCGTTACACGGAGCCTGATTGGGAACGGCTTTCCCGCATGGTCCGCGACAATGCGGGTCCGAAGTCGCAGGAGCGCATCGCGCTTCGCCGGCGGGCGCACGACGACCAGGCTTGGGTCCGCGAGGCGCTTGTCAAAGCGCGCCAAGCGGCGGCCGTCTAAGGAGTGAGTCGGATGGAAGCGACACATGTGGACCAGAAGCTCCAGCAAGAACAGGCGGGTCAGGTCACCTATGACGTCTATGAAATCTTCGTCCAGAGCGCTCATGCCGAACCGCACGTGCACGTGGGAAGCCTGGTCGCGCCGTCGGCAGAATGGGCGCTTGAGCTCGCGCGTGAAAACTTCCTGCGGCGCGCGAAGGCGGTGAGTGTGTGGGCGGTGCGGCGAGGCGACGTGCACACCAAGGAGGACGATCCCGACTGGTTCGCGCGCGAGTTCGATCGGACGTATCGGGATGTGTCGGGATACTCCGACAACGCGAAGCGGTGGAAGCGGTTTAAGGCGCAGGCCATGAACATCGACGACGTGATCGCCGACGTGCGAAAGGAGTGAGCGCGGTGACTCCGAAGGAAAACGGGGATTTCAGCAAGCGCATGTTGAGTGCACTCGCGCTCCAACTCGGAGACGAAGAACTGTTTCTCGGCCACCGGGATTCCGAGTGGCTCGGCCTCGCCCCAGAAGTAGAAGAAGACGTGGCGTTCGCGTCGATTGCGCAGGACGAGGTGCGGCACGCGGCCTTCTGGTACGAATTGGCCGAGGCGCAAGGCGCCGGCCAGGCGGACGCGCTGGCGTTTGACCGGCCGGCTTCCGACAGAAAGCACGCAGCCCTTTGCGGGCGGCCCAACGGGGATTGGGCGCACACCGTGCTTCGCCATTACCTGTATGACGCCTGGGACGCCGTGCGCCTGGCCGCGATCGCCGAATCGGGCGTGGAGGGGTTCGCGCAAGGGGCGCGCCGCATGTTGCGGGAAGAACACTATCATCACGTGCATATGGAAAAGTGGGTGGTCGATCTCGGCCGCGCGGGCGGCGAGGCAGAGCGGCGCCTCCGTGCGGCGTACGAGGCGCTGTTGCCTGATTTGCCGGGCCTGACTTCGTTTGCCGTCCCTCCACAGGCCCTCGCCGAGATGGGCATCCTGCCCCGGCCGCTCGAGGCCCTGCGGCGCGAGTGGATGGAGCGCATCTTACCCGTGCTCACGGCGGCCGGGCTTTCGCATAAGCCGATCGCGGCGGCGCTCGCGGCGGACGATGTCGCGCGGATCCGCCCCACGGCGCCGCTCGCGGATGCCGAGGGACTCCTGGCGACGATGAACGGCGTGCGCGGCCTGGGCCAGGCGGTGTGGTGAGGGGGGATTGCGCGTGACCATCCGATCGATGTCCGAGGAGGCCGTCTGGCAGGCGCTCGCCCGCGTCCCGGATCCCGAGCTGCCTGTGGTGAGCGTGGTCGATCTCGGCATGGTCAAATCCGTCACCTTGTCGGACGACGCGGTGCGCGTGGAGCTCATTCCGACGTTCCTCGGCTGTCCGGCGCTCGGCTGGATTGCCGAGAAGGTCCGGTCTTCGCTCGCGGAGCAGGGGCTTCACGCGGAGGTGTCGTTTGCGCTCGACGTCGTCTGGGACCCGAGCCGCATTTCGCCCGACGGGATCGAGAAATTGCGCGGCATGGGCGTTGCGGTTCCGCGCGAGCGTGCCGGCCTATCGCCGCAATGCCCGTATTGCGGCGCAGGCGAGACGGAGATCGAGAATCTGTTCGGCCCGACACCCTGCCGAGCGGTCTACTACTGCCGCTCATGCCGTCAGCCGTTTGAAGCCATGAAGCCATAGGCAGGCCGCTCCCGGCGGACCTCGCGATGATTGGAAAGCGCTTGCATGCAGCCGGCGGAAGCCCGTCAGCCGGACAGGAGGCGAGTTCACGTGGCTCTCATGTATCAACCCGAGTTGGAGACGCTTGCTCGAGCCAAGCTTGAAGCGCTTCAGCTCGAGCGCCTGCGCGCCGTCTTGGAGCGCGCTTATCAACGTGTCCCGTTTTACCGCACGCGATTTGACGAGGCGGGCGTCAAGCCGTCCGACCTGCGCTCGCTCGCCGATCTCGCTCGATTTCCGTTCACGCGCAAACAGGATCTGCGCGACCATTATCCTCTGGGCCTCTTGGCCGTCGACAAACGCGAGGTGGCGCGCATCCACGGCTCATCCGGCACCAAGGGCAAGCCCACGCTTGTCGCCTACACCAAGGGCGATCTCGACCGATGGAGCGAAATTGTCGCGAGGTCGATTGTGACGGCAGGCGGCCGGCCGGGCGATGTGTTTCACGTGATCTACGGCTACGGCCTCTTCACAGGCGGACTCGGCTTTCACTACGGCGCCGAGCGGCTGGGGATGACGGTCGTGCCTGTCTCCGGCGGTCAGACCGCTCGACAGGTGACGCTGATGGAAGACCTGCGCCCGCGGGGCATCGCCGGCACGCCTTCGTATTGCCTGACCATCGCCGAGCACATGCGCGCTGAGGGCAAGGACCCGCGCGCCATCGGCATTGCCTATGGGATCTTCGGGGCGGAGCCGTGGACGGAGGAGATGCGGCACCGGCTCGAGGAGGCCTTTGGGCTGAAGGCGATGGATGTGTACGGGCTGTCGGAGGTGATCGGGCCTGGCGTCGGAATCGAGTGCATCGAGGCGCAGGAGGGGCTTCACATTGCGGAGGATCACTTTCTCGTCGAGGTCATCGATCCCGAGACGTTGCAGCCGGTCCCGCCGGGATCGTACGGCGAGCTCGTGTTCACCACGCTCACGAAGGAAGCCATGCCCGTCGTGCGCTACCGCACGGGCGACGTGGCAGCGCTCATTCCTGAGCCGTGCCGGTGTGGCCGCACGCACGTGCGCATGACGCGCATCAAGGGGCGGATCGACGACATGCTCATCGTGCGCGGGGTGAACGTGTTTCCCTCGGAAATCGAGGCGGTCCTCTTGGCCACGGAGGGGCTCGCACCGCACTATCAGATTGTGGTGGAGCGCGAAGGCGGCTTGGATCGGCTGACGGTGCTCGTGGAGCTCGACGTGACGTGGGCGCGGCAAGGGGGCGATCCGGCCGGCGCGGGCGTCGAGCAGGCGCTGTGCACGCGCGTCGCTTCGCGGCTGCGGGACGTGCTCGGGCTGAGCCTCGACGTGCGGGCGGTTCCAGGCGGCAGTTTGCCGCGCAGCGAGGGTAAGGCCGTGCGGGTCGTCGATCGCCGGCACGTGTACGCTTGAACAGCCAGTATGGATTTGGCATCTCGATGTTTGACGCGAAAAAGGGGAGAGTTGAGGTATGATCAAATTGATTGCGCTCTACAAAAAGCCCGCGGACGTCGAAGCGTTCGAACAACACTACCGCGAGGTGCATCTTCCGCTGGTAGAAAAGGTGCCGGGTCTCGTGCGCGCCGAGGTGACGCGCATTCAGTCGGACGCCATGGGCGGTGAGGCACCGTATTATCTCATGGCGGAGATGTATTTCGAGAACGAGGAGACGTTCAAGGCCGCGATGAAGTCGCCCGAGAATCGCGCAGCCGCGAAGGACGTCATGAGTTTTGCCGGCGACATCGTCACCATGATGATTGGCCACGTCGACGACAAGTGACGTCAGGGCGGAGGTGAAAACCATGCGCGACGGGCTTGCGCCGGGTCAGCGCAAGACGTGGGAGATCACGGTCACGGAGGACATGTGCCCGTCCTTCCTCGGAAAGCGCGTTCATCCCGTGCTGTCCACGGCGACGATGATTTCGTACATGGAGTGGGTCGCCCGCCGGACGATTCTCGACTACCTCGAAGAGGGCGAGGAAGGCATCGGCCACAGCGTGTCCGTTCGCCATCTGGCGCCCGCGCCCGTCGGCAAGCGCGTGCGTTTTTTTGCCGAGGTCACGCGCGTGGAAGGGCCGCGGGTGGACTGCCGCGTCTGGGCGGAGCACGATAAGGCTCAAATCGGCGAGGGTGAAGTGGTCCAATACATTCTGCCGAAGGAGAAGATCGAGGCGCGCATTCAAGCCATGGCGTGATCGCGCCAGGGCGCTTGCAGAGAAAGGAGATCGACATGTCGGACATCCAGAAGATGTACATCGGTGGGGAATGGGTGGATGCTATCTCGGGAGAGCGCTTGGAGGTGAAAAATCCTGCCACCGGCGAGGTCGTGGGGCAGGCGGCGTTTGGGGACGATCGCGACGCGCTTCGCGCCATCGACGCGGCGCACGCGGCCTTTCCCTCGTGGAGCAAAATGCTCGCGCGGGAGCGCTCGCGCCTGCTCTACCGCCTGTACGAACTCGTCTACGAACATCGGAACGAACTTGCCGAGCTGGTCTCGGCCGAGATGGGCAAGCCCATTCGCGAGGCCAAGGGCGAAGTGGTCGGATCGGCCGACTACTTCCTGTGGTATGCGGAAGAGGCAAAGCGCGTCTATGGCGAGACCATCCCATCGAGCTTTCCCAACAAGCGCATTCTCGTGCACCGTCAACCGGTGGGCGTCGTCGCGGCCATCACGCCCTGGAACTTCCCGGTCAACATGGTGGCGCGCAAGATTGCACCGGCGCTCGCCGCTGGCTGCACGGTCGTGTTGAAGCCGGCCGAGGCCACGCCGCTTTCCGCCATCCGGCTGTTTGAGTTGATCCACGAAGCCGGGTTCCCGGCTGGCGTCGCCAATCTCGTGGTGGGCCAGCCCGACAAGGTGGGACAGGCCTTTCTCAAGAGCCCGAAAGTCGCCAAAATCGCGTTCACGGGCAGCACGCGCGTCGGCAAACTGCTCATGGCCGGTGCGGCCGAGCACGTCAAGCGCGTGAGCCTTGAACTCGGCGGGCACGCGCCCACCCTTGTGTTTGCCGATGCCGATCTCGACCTCGCCGTCAAGGGCGCCTTCGAGAGCAAGTTCCGCAACACGGGCCAGATGTGCATCTGCACCAATCGGCTCTATGTCGAGCGTTCCGTCGCGGAGCCGTTTGTCGAGCGATTGGTGGAGCGCGTGCGCAAGGCCAAGGTCGGAGACGGCCGCGATCCACAGGTTGAAGTCGGCCCCATCATCAATGAGCGCGGACTGGAGAAGGTGCTCCAACATATTGACGATGCGCGTGCCAAGGGCGCCCGCGTGGTCTGTGGCGGGCAGCGCCTCACCGACGGCGCGTACGCCCACGGGTACTTTGTCGAACCGACCGTGATCACCGACGTCAAGCCGGGCATGCGCGTCCTGGAAGAAGAGACGTTCGGCCCCGTGCTGCCCATTGCGGTGTTCGATACCGAAGACGAGGCCATTCGCCTGGCCAACGATTCTCCGTACGGCCTGGCCGCCTACGTCTACACGCGCGATCTCGGCCGCGCCATTCGCGTTTCCGAGGCGCTCGAATTCGGCATCGTCGGTGTTAACGATGGCGCGCCGGTGCAAACCCAGGCGCCGTTTGGCGGATTCAAGGAAAGCGGGCTGGGACGCGAAGGCGGCCATCACGCCATGGACGAGTTCCTCGAGGTGAAGCACATCTCGCTCGCTTGGTGACCGCCGTCGCACCAGAAGCTGCACGGTTTCCGCCCGTGCAGCTTCTGGTGTAAACAGGGACTTTACGCTATGATGATTTCGAAAAGAGAAGGGAGCGTCGGCGCATGCATGAAAGCGTTCGCGTGGAACACCAGGGGGGCGTGATGCTGGTCACCCTGAACCGCCCTGAGAAAGTGAATGCGCTCACGCGGGAGATGCTCTTCGCCCTGCGGGAGGCGTTTCAGGCGGCAGGAGAGGATGACAGGGTGCGCTCCGTGCTCGTCACCGGCGCGGGTCGCGGGTTTTGCGCGGGACAGGATCTCGATCTCGGCGGCGGCGACTCGGACTACGCAAAGGTCATTCGCGAAACGTACAATCCGCTGATTCTGACCATGACTCACCTCGAAAAGCCCATCGTCTGCGCCGTGAATGGGGTTGCGGCGGGGGCGGGCGTGAGCCTCGCCTTGGCCTGTGATCTCCGCCTGGCGTCCGAAACGGCGACCTTCATTCAGGCATTTGTGAATATTGGACTCATCCCAGACTCCGGGGGGACCTGGTTCTTGCCTCGCATCGTCGGGCTTGGGCGCGCCATGGAGCTCGCCATGCTGGGCGATCGCGTCGACGCCGCGCGCGCGCACGAGATGGGCCT harbors:
- a CDS encoding TetR/AcrR family transcriptional regulator — translated: MPRPSQKDQILAAARKLFSEKGYHGTTIREIAVEAGVLSGSLYAHIETKEDLLFEIADEGAEAFLLAARAVEAKWRNPVDRLREGLRAHIRVVADKQESAKVFFHEWRALSEERRKVIQAKRDRYEGHWRKWIEDGMAEGTVRSADPKFVRLCLLSVANWVYQWYQPGGDLTPEQISDHFWALLFAGIGDEKAAACGVLGEV
- the paaA gene encoding 1,2-phenylacetyl-CoA epoxidase subunit PaaA translates to MSDKRWEHFMARIERGEKIEANDWMPDDYRLLLLRLIHMHAVSEIMGAYPEKEWVPKAPTLRRKMSLMAKVQDEIGHGQLLLRVAEDLAAPLGKHRAELMDDVITGRVKFHNVFHMEAPTWADAGIIGWLVDGAAIITQTALLDCSYAPYARVLKRICAEESFHMQHGESIILSLAEGEPWQREMLQEALNRWWEAILFFFGPPIITDAARRMMEYRIRSRTNEELRQKFLTRYVPRIRAVGLEIPDPALHFDEGAGAWRYTEPDWERLSRMVRDNAGPKSQERIALRRRAHDDQAWVREALVKARQAAAV
- a CDS encoding phenylacetic acid degradation protein, whose translation is MEATHVDQKLQQEQAGQVTYDVYEIFVQSAHAEPHVHVGSLVAPSAEWALELARENFLRRAKAVSVWAVRRGDVHTKEDDPDWFAREFDRTYRDVSGYSDNAKRWKRFKAQAMNIDDVIADVRKE
- the paaC gene encoding 1,2-phenylacetyl-CoA epoxidase subunit PaaC, whose translation is MTPKENGDFSKRMLSALALQLGDEELFLGHRDSEWLGLAPEVEEDVAFASIAQDEVRHAAFWYELAEAQGAGQADALAFDRPASDRKHAALCGRPNGDWAHTVLRHYLYDAWDAVRLAAIAESGVEGFAQGARRMLREEHYHHVHMEKWVVDLGRAGGEAERRLRAAYEALLPDLPGLTSFAVPPQALAEMGILPRPLEALRREWMERILPVLTAAGLSHKPIAAALAADDVARIRPTAPLADAEGLLATMNGVRGLGQAVW
- the paaD gene encoding 1,2-phenylacetyl-CoA epoxidase subunit PaaD, producing MTIRSMSEEAVWQALARVPDPELPVVSVVDLGMVKSVTLSDDAVRVELIPTFLGCPALGWIAEKVRSSLAEQGLHAEVSFALDVVWDPSRISPDGIEKLRGMGVAVPRERAGLSPQCPYCGAGETEIENLFGPTPCRAVYYCRSCRQPFEAMKP
- a CDS encoding phenylacetate--CoA ligase family protein codes for the protein MYQPELETLARAKLEALQLERLRAVLERAYQRVPFYRTRFDEAGVKPSDLRSLADLARFPFTRKQDLRDHYPLGLLAVDKREVARIHGSSGTKGKPTLVAYTKGDLDRWSEIVARSIVTAGGRPGDVFHVIYGYGLFTGGLGFHYGAERLGMTVVPVSGGQTARQVTLMEDLRPRGIAGTPSYCLTIAEHMRAEGKDPRAIGIAYGIFGAEPWTEEMRHRLEEAFGLKAMDVYGLSEVIGPGVGIECIEAQEGLHIAEDHFLVEVIDPETLQPVPPGSYGELVFTTLTKEAMPVVRYRTGDVAALIPEPCRCGRTHVRMTRIKGRIDDMLIVRGVNVFPSEIEAVLLATEGLAPHYQIVVEREGGLDRLTVLVELDVTWARQGGDPAGAGVEQALCTRVASRLRDVLGLSLDVRAVPGGSLPRSEGKAVRVVDRRHVYA
- a CDS encoding EthD family reductase, which produces MIKLIALYKKPADVEAFEQHYREVHLPLVEKVPGLVRAEVTRIQSDAMGGEAPYYLMAEMYFENEETFKAAMKSPENRAAAKDVMSFAGDIVTMMIGHVDDK
- a CDS encoding thioesterase family protein — encoded protein: MRDGLAPGQRKTWEITVTEDMCPSFLGKRVHPVLSTATMISYMEWVARRTILDYLEEGEEGIGHSVSVRHLAPAPVGKRVRFFAEVTRVEGPRVDCRVWAEHDKAQIGEGEVVQYILPKEKIEARIQAMA
- a CDS encoding NAD-dependent succinate-semialdehyde dehydrogenase gives rise to the protein MSDIQKMYIGGEWVDAISGERLEVKNPATGEVVGQAAFGDDRDALRAIDAAHAAFPSWSKMLARERSRLLYRLYELVYEHRNELAELVSAEMGKPIREAKGEVVGSADYFLWYAEEAKRVYGETIPSSFPNKRILVHRQPVGVVAAITPWNFPVNMVARKIAPALAAGCTVVLKPAEATPLSAIRLFELIHEAGFPAGVANLVVGQPDKVGQAFLKSPKVAKIAFTGSTRVGKLLMAGAAEHVKRVSLELGGHAPTLVFADADLDLAVKGAFESKFRNTGQMCICTNRLYVERSVAEPFVERLVERVRKAKVGDGRDPQVEVGPIINERGLEKVLQHIDDARAKGARVVCGGQRLTDGAYAHGYFVEPTVITDVKPGMRVLEEETFGPVLPIAVFDTEDEAIRLANDSPYGLAAYVYTRDLGRAIRVSEALEFGIVGVNDGAPVQTQAPFGGFKESGLGREGGHHAMDEFLEVKHISLAW
- a CDS encoding enoyl-CoA hydratase-related protein; its protein translation is MHESVRVEHQGGVMLVTLNRPEKVNALTREMLFALREAFQAAGEDDRVRSVLVTGAGRGFCAGQDLDLGGGDSDYAKVIRETYNPLILTMTHLEKPIVCAVNGVAAGAGVSLALACDLRLASETATFIQAFVNIGLIPDSGGTWFLPRIVGLGRAMELAMLGDRVDAARAHEMGLVNRVVPADQLMAEAMALAERLAAMPTRAIGLIKRAHYEGMERTLAQSLELEAVLQNEAGQTEDHREGVRAFLEKRPPRFQGR